The window CGCGCGAAGCCTGCCAGCGGCTGCGCCGCCGGCAGGTCCTGCAGCCCGCGCGTCAGCGCGATCACCTTGAACAGCTCGCCCATCTCGGCCTCGGACAGCAGCTTCTGCACGCCGTTGGCCGCCGGCAGGAAGCGGTTCACGTCGGACGGGTCCAGCGCCATCAGCAGCTCGGTGATGCCGGCGTTCATCAGGAAGCGCGCCTGCGAGGCGAAGCCGGCCACTTCCAGTCCGGCATCGACGCCCGCGTGGGCGATGCCGCTGAAATTCACGTGCGCGGTGATGTCCTGCAGGCCGGGATAGAGGAAGGGGTCGGGGTGGGCGTGGTGGCGATAGTGGCACATCAGCGTGCCTTCGGCGCGCTGCGGGTGGTAGTACTCGGCCGCCGGGAAGCCATAGTCGACGAAGAAGGCGGCGCCGCGCGACAGCATGGCGCCGATCGCACGCACGAAGCCCTCGGCCTCGGCGTGGGTCTCGGTCACCACATCGTGCGTGCCGGCCAGCGCCAGCAGTTGCGGGGCCACCTCGTCCGGCGCCAGCATGCGGTCGGAGAAGGCGAAGCCGGGCACGTCGGGGTCGGCGTGACGTGCCACGCCACGCTCGTGCCAGCGTCCGTCCAGGCGCGCGAACAGGCGCACCGGCATCGCATCCAGCACCTCGTTGCCGACCACCACGCCGTCGAAATGCGCCGGCAGGGTGTCCAGCCAGTGTACGCGCGCGGCCAGCTGCGGCGCGCGCTCGGCCAGCGTGGCCTGCTGGCGCGCGCGCAGCTCGCCGGACAGCTCGACGATGTCATAGCGTTCCGGCAGCGCGCCTTCCGCCTCCAGCCCCAGCAGCAGGTCGGCCGCCAACCGGCCCGTGCCGGCGCCGAATTCCATCAGCGCGGGCAGCCCGCCGGCCAGCAGCGGAGCGAACTGGCGCGCCAGCGTGCGGGCGAAGAAGGGACTCAGTTCCGGGGCGGTGATGAAGTCACTGCCGTCGCGCGCGTCGCGGCCGAACTTGGCGGCGCCGCCGCTGTAATAGCCCAGGCCGGGCTCGTACAGCGCCATCGACATATAGCGGTCGAAGCCGAGCCAGCCGCCGGCGGCATCGATGGCATCGCCGATGCGCACGGACAGGGCCGCCGACGCGGCCAGCGCATCGTCCGGGGGAAGGGGTAAACTAAGGCCTTTCTGCATATCGCGATTGTAGCAATGCCAGATTCAACTTCCCGTTCCGCCGTGAGCGGCAGCGGCGCCGCCGCCGGCACCACCCTGGGCGTGGCCCTCGTCACCGGCGGCGCCCGCCGGCTCGGGCGCGCGATCGCGCTGGAACTGGCCGCGCGCGGCTGGGACGTCGCGGTGCACTGCCACCGCTCGCGCGAGGAGGCCGAAGAGGTGGCCGGGCTGATCCGCGCCGCCGGCCGCCGCGCCGCCGTGCTGCAGGCCGACCTCGCCGACGAGGCCGCCACCGCCGGCCTGATCGCCGCCTGTACCGCCGCGCTGGGCGTGCCGACCTGCCTGGTCAACAATGCCTCGCTGTTCCAGTATGACGTGGCGACCAGCTTTTCCTACGGCTCGCTCGATACGCATATGCGCACCAACGTGGCTGCGCCGCTGCTGCTGGCGCGCGAGCTGCACAAGGCGCTCGGCAGCAACAAGCGCGGCGTGGTGATCAACCTGCTCGACCAGAAGCTGAACAACCTGAACCCGGACTTCCTGTCCTATACGCTGTCCAAGGCGGCCCTGCAGACGGCCACCATGCAGCTGGCGCAGGCGCTGGCGCCCAAGCTGCGCGTGGTCGGCGTGGCGCCGGGCATCACGCTGGTGTCGGGCGAGCAGAGCGGACCGGGTTTCAAGCGCGCCCACCGTATGACACCGCTCGGCCAGTCGTCCACGCCGGAGGACATCGCCGATGCGGTGGCCTACCTGGCGCAGGCACGTGCCGTCACCGGCACCACCTTGTTCGTCGACGGCGGCCAGCACCTGATGCCGCTGGCCCGCGACGTGATGTTCCTGACCGAATGACCCGCCGGGCGGCCGTCGTGCCGCCCGTCTCTCCTGTTACCCTGGCGTCCGCGCGCGTGCAGCGCCGGCCGCGCTTCCCCCAGCACTCCCCAAGGCTTTCCATCGCATCATGACCATGCCCGCCGCCCTTTCCCATCCCAGCCTGCAGGACTGCCGCCGCCTGTTCCTGCGCAACTACGAGGTCCAGATCAATATCGGCGTGCATGAGTTCGAGAAGAAAGGCGAACAGCGCGTGCTGATCAATATCGACCTCTACGTGCCGCTGGCCCAGAGCACCCCGCAGGACGACAAGCTGCACGAGGTGGTCGACTACGATTTCATGCGCAGCACGGTGTCCGAGCGCATGGCCCAGGGCCATGTGCACCTGCAGGAAACCCTGTGCGACGACGTGGCGCGTGCCATGCTCAAGCATCCCAAAGTGCGCGCCGTGCGGGTGTCGACCGAGAAGCCCGACGTCTATCCGGACTGCGACTCGGTCGGCGTGGAAGTCTTCCACATCAAGAGCGCAGGCGCCTGAAGCGCCTGAAGCGCCATTGCGCTCGCGCAGCCGCGGCCCCGCCGGCGCCATCCGCGCCGGCAGGCTAAAATACGCGGTTCGGCGGCGATCCCTGCTGCCGGGTGCCGTATCGGGCGCTTTTGGCGCCCCGGCCCAGCTCGTCGAGTTCCTACCGCCATGACCACCGCCACCCATTCGAAGAACTTCTACCGCCTGGAGACCTTCCTGCAGTCGCAGACCGGCCGCGCCATCGGCGACTTCAAGATGATCGAGGATGGCGACACGGTGATGGTGTGCCTGTCGGGCGGCAAGGATTCCTACACCCTGTTGTCGGTCCTGATGGCGCTGCAGAAGCGCGCGCCGATCCGCTTCAAGCTGATCGCGATGAACCTGGACCAAAAGCAGCCGGGCTTTCCCGAGCATGTGCTGCCCGAGTACCTGAAGTCGACCGGCGTCGAGTACGTGATCGTCGAAGCCGACACCTATTCCATCGTCAAGGAGAAGGTGCCGGAGGGCAAGACCACCTGCTCGCTGTGCTCGCGCCTGCGCCGCGGCGTGATCTACCGCACGGCCAAGGAACTGGGGGCCAACAAGATCGCGCTGGGCCACCACCGCGACGACATCGTCCAGACCTTCTTCCTGAACATGTTCTTCGGCGGCAAGATGAAGTCCATGCCGCCCAAGCTGGCGACCGACGACGGCCAGCACATCGTGATCCGTCCGCTGGCCTATTGCCCGGAGAAGGATATCGCGGCCTATGCGCGCGCGATGGAATTCCCCATCATCCCTTGCAACCTGTGCGGCTCGCAGGAAAACCTGCAGCGCAAGAAGGTGGCGGAGATGCTGCAGGACTGGGAGCGGCAGAACCCCGGCCGCATCGACAATATCTTCGCGGCGCTGCGCAACGTGGTGCCGTCCCACCTGGCCGATACGGACCTGTTCGATTTCAATGGCCTGGCCACCGGCCTGGCCAAGGTCGACGAGGCGTCGCTGTTCGGCGACAGCACCTTCAGCCAGCAGCCGCTGGTCTTCACCGGCAACGTCGAGTCCAACCGCATGGAGTTCGTGCGCTTCGAGCGCCCGGCGGCCCCGGCGCCGCAGGCAGCGGAGCCGCCGGCGGCGGAAGCCGGCATGGACCGCGTCGCCGGCTAGCGGCGCACGGCCCCTTTCGCGGTTCCCTCTTCCGCTTCCTTCTCCTTTTCTCCCCCTCGGCCGGCCGCGTTTGCGGCTCAGTTGGCGGCCTGGCGCGGCACCACGCGCGCGCCCTCGCGCTGCAGCGCCTGCGCGTCGTCGATCCATCCCTGCAGGCGTTCCACCGCATGCCGGCGCTGCTCCGGCGTGGCCAGGCCGGCGATGGTGGCCGCCAGCGCCAGGCCGGCATCGTTGTAGGCCTGCCGGCGGCTCTCGCGTTCAGCGTCCGGGGCGGTCTGCCAGTGCTCGCCGTAGCGCTTCAGCCACGCGATCAGCTGGGCGCGCGGCGGATGTTCAGCCTGCGCGCGCCGCACCAGCGCCAGCCATTCCTGCTGCCGTGCCAGGCGCTCGGCGTAGCGCGCCTGCGCGCCGGCCACCAGCGGTGCCATGGCCCCGCGGATGGCCGCTTCCTGCGTGTCCGAGAAGCGCCCGTAGATCAGCTTGGCGTACTCCATCACCTTGTCGAAGCGGGCGTCCTCGCGATCGTCGGCGCCGCCACCGAGGAACTTCTTGCGGTACTTTTCATTGCCCTCGGCGAGCTTGGCCTGCATGCGCGCGATCTGTCGCGTGTCCAGCGACAGCACCAGGTCGGCCACGTCCGGCAGCGCCCGCTCATAGGCTTCGCGCGCCAGCCGCTGGCTGTCCTGCTGCAGCCGCGCGAGGCCGGCCACATCGACGTTCTGCTGCACCTGCGCCTTGGCCTGCGCCAGCAGGCTGACGATCTCGGGCAATTGTTCCTTGCGGTGCCAGGCGAAGAAGCGCGCGATGGCCTCGCGCGTGGGCGCTGCCTGCGCATCGTTGACGTCCACGTAGTGGTCGACCCACCAGTAGGCGAGCCGGTCCCCTTGCTGGTAGCCGAGCTTGAGCGCGCTGCAGCCCGACAGCGCGAACATTGCAAGAAATGTGATTATCGTGAAAATCAGCGATCGATTCCGATGTGCGCGAGTGTAAATTTCAGCAATACCCGAGGGTCTTCCCGAATGCCCCATGCTAAAATCGCCGCGCACCAAACGCATGTATCCGGGATGCCCGCCAGCCCAAGCCTGGCAAGGCTTTCCGGGAGATGAAAAAGATATTCCCTGTCCCTTCTGGCGGGGGGTATTGCGATAAGTGCACAGAACAGAATTCCAATTCGTCTCGGACTCACTCACTTAGGAATCTCCTTGTGAATATCGTCATTCTCGCCGCGGGCAAAGGCAAGCGGATGCACTCCGATCTGCCCAAGGTACTGCACCCGCTGGCCGGCCGGCCCCTGCTGGCCCATGTGATCGATACCGCGCGCTCCCTGTCGCCCTCGCGCCTGGTCGTGGTAGTCGGCCATGGCGCGCAGCAAGTGCGCACGGCGGTGGCGGCGGACGATGTCGCATTTGCCGAGCAGACCGAGCAGCTCGGTACCGGCCACGCCGTGATGCAGGCGCTGCCGCTGCTCGACCCGGCCCAGCCCACCCTGGTGCTGTATGGCGACGTGCCGCTGACCACGCCGGCGGCGCTGGCCGGGCTGGTCGCCGCAGCCGGCGCGGAGCGCTTCGGCATCCTCACGGTGGAGATGTCCGATCCTACCGGATACGGGCGCATCGTGCGCGATGCCGCCGGCAGCATCGTGCGCATCGTCGAGCAGAAGGACGCCAGCGAGGCCGAGCGCGCCATCGGCGAGATCAACACCGGCATCATCGTCTGCCCGACCGGCCATCTGCAGCGCTGGCTGGCCACCCTGGGCAACGACAATGCCCAGGGCGAGTACTACCTGACCGATACGGTCGCGCGCGCGGCCGCCGACGGTGTAGAGATCGTGTCGGCGCAGCCGGCCGCGCTGTGGGAGACGCTGGGCGTCAACAGCAAGGTGCAGCTCGCCGAGCTGGAGCGCATCCACCAGCGTAACCTGGCGCAGCGCCTGCTGGAGGCCGGCGTCACGCTGCTCGACCCGGCCCGCATCGATGTGCGGGGCGAACTGAGTTGCGGACGCGACGTGGTGATCGACGTCGGCTGCGTGTTCGAGGGGCGCGTGCACCTGGGCGACGGTGTGCAGGTGGGCGCGCACTGTGTGATCCGCGACAGCGTGGTCGATGCCGGGGCCAGGCTGCAGCCGTTCTGCCACCTGGAAGGGGCGCATGTCGGCCCGGCCGGGCGCATCGGCCCCTACGCGCGCCTGCGTCCGGGCGCGGAACTGGGCGAGGACGTGCACATCGGCAACTTCGTCGAGGTGAAGAACAGCCGCATCGCCGCCCATAGCAAGGCCAACCACCTGGCCTACGTGGGCGACGCCACGGTGGGTTCGCGCGTCAACATCGGCGCCGGCACCATCACCTGCAACTACGATGGCGTCAACAAGCATCGCACCGTGATCGAGGACGATGTCTTCATCGGTTCCGATACCCAGCTGGTGGCCCCGGTCACGATCCGGCGCGGCGCCACCATCGGTGCCGGCACCACGCTGACCAAGGAGGCGCCCGCCGACAAGCTGACCCTGTCGCGCGCCAAGCAGATGACCCTGGACGCCTGGCAGCGTCCGGTCAAGCTGCCCAAGCCCTAAGGTCCAATACCGAAGCCTGGCGGCCGCGCCCCGGGGGCGCCGCCGCCAGGCATCCTTACCAAGATCGTGCGCCGTGACGTGGCGCACCGCAGGGAGTTTCTGACATGTGTGGCATCGTCGGCGCGATCTCGTCGCGCAACATCGTTCCGGTCCTGATCGAGGGGCTGCGCCGCCTGGAGTACCGCGGCTATGATTCCTGCGGCGTGGCCGTGGTGCGCGAAGGCGCGCTCGAGCGCGCGCGCACCGTGTCGCGGGTGGCCGAGCTGGACGCCCAGACGCAGGCCTCGGGCCTGGCCGGCACCGTTGGCGTGGCGCACACGCGCTGGGCCACGCACGGCAAGCCGGATACGGCCAACGCGCACCCGCACTTCTCCGGCGAGACCATCGCGCTGGTGCACAACGGCATCATCGAGAACTATGAGCCGCTGCGCGAAGAGCTGCGCGCGGTCGGCTACGGCTTCGAGTCGCAGACGGACACCGAAGTGGTGGCCCACCTGATCCACCAGGCCTACAGCTATCCCAGCAGCGCCACGCGCGGCGACCTGTTCGCCTCGGTGCGCGCGGTCACCAAGCGCCTGCACGGTGCCTACGCCATCGCCGTGGTGTCCAAGGACCAGCCCGACCGCGTGGTCGGCGCGCGCGCCGGCTCGCCGCTGGTGGTGGCGCTGGGCGAGCACGAGGCCTTCCTTGCCTCGGACGCGCTGGCGGTGGCCGGTACCGCCAATCGCGCGATCTACCTCGAAGAGGGCGACGTGGTGGAGCTGACGCGCGACAGCGTGAAGATCCACGACGTGCATGACCGCGCCGTGGTGCGCGAGGCGCGCGAGGTGCAGGCGCATGCAGCCGCGGTCGAGCTCGGGCCCTACCGCCACTTCATGCAGAAGGAGATCTTCGAGCAGCCGCGCGCGCTGGGCGATACCCTGGAGGGCATCGACGCCATCGGGCCCGAGCTGTTCGGCGAACGCGCCGCCGAGATCTTCGCGCAGGTCGACAGCGTGCTGATCCTGGCCTGCGGTACCAGCTACTACTCGGGCTGCACCGCCAAGTACTGGCTGGAATCCATCGCCCGCATCCCGACCCAGGTCGAGGTGGCCAGCGAGTACCGCTACCGCGAGACGGTGCCGAATCCGCGCGCCCTGGTGATCGTGATCTCGCAGTCCGGCGAGACGGCCGACACGCTGGCCGCGCTGCGTCACGCCAAGGCGCTCGGCCACGAGCACACGTTGGCGGTCTGCAACGTGGGCACCAGCGCCATGGTGCGCGAGACCGAGCTGCGCTTCCTGACACGCGCGGGCACCGAAATCGGGGTGGCCTCGACCAAGGCCTTCACCACCCAGCTGGCCGCGCTGTACATGCTGACGCTGGCGCTGGCCAAGGTGCGTGGCCTGCTGGGCGAGCCGGCCGAGGCCGCCGCGCTGGCCAACCTGCGCCACCTGCCGGTGGCGCTGCACGGCGTGCTGGCGCTGGAGCCGCAGATCATGGCCTGGGCCGAGGAATTCGCGCGCCGCGAGAACGCGCTGTTCCTGGGCCGCGGCCTGCATTACCCGATCGCCCTGGAAGGCGCGCTCAAGCTCAAGGAGATCTCCTACATCCACGCCGAGGCCTACCCGGCCGGCGAACTGAAGCACGGTCCGCTGGCGCTGGTCACGGAGGCGATGCCGGTGGTGACGGTGGCGCCCAATGACGCGCTGCTGGAGAAGCTGAAGTCGAACATCCAGGAGGTGCGCGCACGCGGCGGCCGCCTCTATGTGTTTGCCGACAGCGACACCCATATCCAGTCGAGCGATGGCATCCAGGTGATCCGCATGCCCGAGCACTACGGCGCGCTGTCGCCCATCCTGCACGTGGTGCCGCTGCAGTTGCTGGCCTACCATACCGCCTGCGCGCGCGGCACCGACGTCGACAAGCCGCGCAACCTGGCCAAGTCGGTCACGGTGGAATAAGCGCGGCGGGCGCCGGGAGGCGCCCTGGCAACTTGATCAGTTGTTGCGACACACACGGTGGAGCTGTTGCGACGCTTGCGAAAAGCCTCATCGGTCAGGGGTTTGCAGCGTCGCAACAACCAGTCGGTGTTCCAGTCGGTGTTGGAGCAACTCGAGTTCCGCGTCAGGGACCGCATCAAGGAAGGCTACCCTGCAGTGCGGCCAAGCAGCCTACGTCGCTTCGCTATAAGTTGGCTGGTCCGCCAAGAGCGCAACAGAGTGCCGTCAGGTCGCGAATCGTGACATATCGGGCATATTCGCCGGGCGCAGTTTCCTTCGGATGATCCCGGACCAGCCACGCTGCCTGCAGGCCGGCGTTCAGCGCGCCGAGATAGTCGAGATGGAAGTCGTCCCCCACGTGGAGCAGTTCGGACGCTGGGACGCCAGCTGCTAGCGCGGCCGCGTGGAAGATGCCGGCCTGCGGCTTCGCAATTCCCACCGCGCGTGCGCTGAGCGTTTCGCGAAAGAACGCTCCACCACCGGTCAGCCGGAGGTCCGCATTGCCGTTAGTCAGGGCCACGAGAGGAAAGCGAGCGCTCAGCCACGTCAATGCCGGCCAGACATCCTCGAAGAATTCAACTTTCTGCCGGGCGGAGTAGAAGACACCATATGCCTCCTCAGCCAGGCCCATGTCTTCACCCGCGAGCGCTAAAGCCAGTTCGATGGAACCGATACGCAACGCTCGGTAGTTGCCGGCCAGGTCCGGCCTGGAATGCTCATAGTCGTTGCGCAGCTTCCCGAGCATCCCCCGCGCTGGCAATATGCGCGCGGTTCCGGGCGCATGCTTGACCAGCCATGCGTGAAGAGTCGCCTCGGCTCGCTCGACCGCAGGTTGAAACGGCCACAACGTGTCGTCAAGGTCGAGCGAAATGGCTGCTACGCCTGCGAAGCGCATAGGGGATGCAGAAGTGGCTGCGCTATGCGCAGGTAATCTACCGAGTCCAGGACGATAGACCGATCAAGCCGGCCGGCGTTGAAGGCGATTTCGTCAACGCTCTCAACCAGGGCTGGGTCGACAACCAGCTTGATGGCTGACGAGAACGAGAAAGGAGGAATGGCTCCGATGACGCAGCCTGTTTCTCGCTGTGCGTCGTCGGGGGAGGCAAGCGTGGCCTTCTTGATGCCGGCCGCCAGAGCGACCTTCTTGAAGTCCAGCTTCCTGTCCCCTGGAAGGATGGCGAGAATCCAGGCCTGGCTATCGTCTTTGCTCTGGCAGAGCATCGCCTTCGCGCCTTGGCCGGGCGATGTCCCGCGAATCGCCGCAACCAGGTCCGACCGTCCTTCGGCGAGATGCTCGATGACGCGATACCTGGCTTGCTCTCGCTCAAGTAATTCGACCAGCTTTTCGTACATCGTCGACATGTTCTTCGTTTGTCTCCGGAGTCTCGCGGTTGCGTTCCAATGGCTGGCTGCCCTGGGCCCGTTCAGCCTTGACGACGGCGAGCCGACGCTAGCCTGCCACCAGTGAGCAGAAGCGTTCAAGGTCGATATTGCCGCCGCTGATGATGATGCCGACACGCTTGCCCTTGAGGGAGTCCTTCAAGTTCAGTGCCGCAGCCAGTCCAAGGCAGCCGGTGGGCTCGACAATCATCTTCATGCGCGAAGCGTAGAACTTCATGGCGTTCACCAGTTCTGCGTCGGGTGCGGTGAGGATGTCGTCCACGTCCCGCTTGATGATGCCGAACGTATAGTTGCCGAGATGCTGTGTTTGCGCTCCGTCGGCGATGGTCTTTGGCGCATCGATGTGAACGATCTGGCCACTGCGAAACGACTGCTGGCCATCGTTGCCGGCTTCCGGTTCGACGCCATACAGCACGCATTGCGGTGCCAGTGCGCGAGTCGAAAGTGCCGAGCCCGATAGAAGGCCTCCACCGCCCAAGGGTACGAACAGGTAGTCCAGCTTGCCGACATGCTCGAACAGTTCTTTCGCTGCAGTCCCCTGGCCGGCGAGCACGTCCGGGTGGTCATACGGTGGAATCAGCGTAAGCCCCTGTTCCTGGGCCAGGCGACGCCCGATTGCTTCGCGGTCTTCGCTGTAGCGGTCGTAGATGACCACGTTGGCGCCATAGCCTTTCGTCGCGGCAACCTTGGCTGCGGGGGCGTCATGCGGCATCACGATGGTTGCCGGAATGCCCAGAATCCGGGCCGAGAGAGCAATGCCCTGAGCGTGATTGCCCGACGAGAATGCCACGACGCCGCTCTTGCGCTGTTCCGGAGAGAACTTCGACAGGGCGTTGAACGCTCCTCGGAACTTGAAGGCCCCCATTCGCTGGAAGTTCTCGCACTTGAGGAATACCTCGGCCCCGACCATCTGGTCCAGGGTGCGCGAGGTCTGTACCGGGGTGCGATGCGCAACGCCGGCGATGCGGTCCGCGGCGGCCACCACATCGGCATAAGTGGGGAGGTCAAAATCAGTCATGAAATGCTCGGATGTGTGATGTCGCTTACCATGGCCAAGCGACCTGGGTTCCCGTGCCCTTCGCAAGAGCGTGCTCATAGAGCAAGCGCGCGACGGTCAGGTCTTGCAGCGCCAGGCCGGTCATGTCAAAGACAGTGATGTCGCTGGCGGAGCGCTCGAAGGGCGCCGTACCGGCCAGGAGGCCGCCGATTTCCGTACAGGGCAACTCCGGCGCCCACTGACACTCCCCGATGGTGCGGGCCTGCTCTTGGTCGTCGACGAAGATACGGGCACGTTGCAGCACGCCTTGCGGAAGCTCCCGCTTTCCTGCGGTGTCGGTACCCACGCAAGTGAGATGCGTGCCAGGCTGGACAGCTGCTGCGTCGAACAGCGCGCCACCACCGGGTGTGGCGGTAATGACCACGTCGCTATCGGCAACAGCTTCATTGCGGTCATGGGCAACGCTGATGGCGCAATGGTCACGAAATGCCATCTCGAATCGAGGTTCGGGCTCCCCCGAAATGCTCACGTAGCGGACGGTGCATCGCCGGGGCAGCATGCTCAGCGCATACTTGAGCTGCACGGTCGCCTGTACCCCAGTGCCAAAGACGCAGATCCTGGTGCTGTCGGGCCGAGCCAGCTGTTGCAGGCCCAGCGCACCCGCCGCCCCGGTTCGGGCCGTGGTGATCGCATTGCCGTCCATGATGCAGAGCGGCCGGCCGGTGTACGGGTCGAACAATGCGATTGTCGCTTGGTGCGGCTCGCCCCCCTTGGCCCGGTTGTTCGGCCAGAAGCCTGCGGCTTTGAAACCAAGCAAGTCCTGGCTCGCGACATCGCCAGACTTGATTCCAAAAACCCCCCTGGTGTGCAGTGTTTCGCGGACAACAGGGAAGACTCGCCCAGCACGCTGGCTGTGCAGGACAAAGGCTTCACGAACGGCGGCCAGGACTTGGTCCCCTTGAAGGGCGGGCTCGACGAAATCGCGGTCGAGGAGAAGGAGTTGGGCGTCTGCGGGCATTGGATTGGACGAGCGGGTGGGCAACAGGGCGTTGGCATGCCTCAATGCAGGTCCGACCTGGGCGACTTGCCGGCGCCGGGAGTGCTGCGCCTGATGTGTAAATTATGTCTATAGTTGGATAAAACGTCAAATATCAAGGTCATCACGCGCATGTGCGCGCGATGACGCATTCGCATGCGGGTCGCGTGCGCTGCCTTAGCTGGAAACCGCGACCGTATCGGTGTGCTCCCCAACCGATGCCATCGTCAGTTCTTCTTCCTCCGGCGCTCCGGCAGCTGAGAGTTCGCCTTCCCACTTCGCCACCACGGCGGTGGCGATGCTGTTGCCCAACACGTTGGTCGCGGTGCGCCCCATATCGAGGATCTGGTCGATACCCATCACCAGCAGCAGGCCCGCCTCCGGCAGACCGAACATCGGCAGAATGGCAGCAACCACGACGAGCGAGCCACGCGGAACTGCTGCCATCCCCTTGCTGCTGATCATCAGGATCAGCAGCATCGTGATCTGGGTACCGATGGGCATATGAACGCCAAACGCCTGGGCGATAAAGACGGCGGCGAAGGCCTGGTAGACCATTGACCCATCGAGGTTGAACGAGTAGCCCAGCGGCAGCACGAAACCAACCAGGCGCTTACGCACGCCAAAGCGCTGGAGCACTTCCGTGAGCTTCGGATAGGCAGCCTCACTACTGGCCGTCGAGAACGCAATCATCATCGGATCGCGAATGCTCTTGAGCAGCTCGTTCATACGGGAGCGCAAGACCGCACGACCAGCGCAGTACAGCGCAGTCCAGAGAGCGAACAGCGCGACGTAGAACCAACCGATCAGCTTTCCATACGTGAAGATGATGCCCGGGCCCTGCACGGTAACCGCGCCTGCAATGGCGGAGAAGATTCCGAAAGGCGCGAAAGCCATCACTGCATTGGTAGCGCGCAGCATGACTTCCATGACGCCATCAATCGTGCGCTTCAGGAATTCTCCGGCCGGGCCAGGCACTTTGCCCAATGCAATGCCGAAGAACAGCGAGAAGATCAGAATCTGCATGATCTGATTTGTCGCCATCGCCTCAGCAATGCTGCTCGGGAACAAATGGATCAAGAAGTCCTTGACGTTCAGCGCGCTCGTCTTGAGGTGGGTCGCCGCGTCAGCCGCTGGCAGCGGCATGTTCAGATGAGCGCCTGGCTGCGCCAGGTTGACGAATACCAGGCCGATGCCAAGAGACATCAGCGACGCGGCGATGAACCAAGCGAGCGCCTTCGTGCCGATGCGGCCGATGGATCTGCTTCCATCCATGCTCGAAATGCCGGAGACGAGCGTGGCAAAGACCAAGGGTGCAATGATCATCTTGACCATCTTCAGGAAGATGGTTGTCACCACACCGAAGTGAGAGGCGATGGCCTGGGCGGCTGCCTCGTCGACTGCGTATCGGTTGCAGGCGAAGCCAACGGCTACACCCAGGACCATGCTGAGGAGAATCCAGTGGGCAAGCTTCCACTTCTTCATGATGTCACTTCCTTTTCGATAAGGTCACGCAGCAGGTGCCAGGGCAACGGCCTCGATTGCTACGGCGCAGCCGCAGAGATCGAGGCCGTCTGCGCTATTCGTGCCGCCCGGGCGCATCGAGCCCACCGGGATCCTCGGCTTTTGCCGGGTCCTGGGTTGCTGCGCATCAGCGGCCACTGCGCAGTGGCCGAAGGGCAGCGCAAGGAGCGCCGCGCATTGGCCCTGCAGCAGCATCGACTGGCGCCTGTTCTCCACTTTCATCC of the Cupriavidus malaysiensis genome contains:
- a CDS encoding SDR family oxidoreductase, producing the protein MPDSTSRSAVSGSGAAAGTTLGVALVTGGARRLGRAIALELAARGWDVAVHCHRSREEAEEVAGLIRAAGRRAAVLQADLADEAATAGLIAACTAALGVPTCLVNNASLFQYDVATSFSYGSLDTHMRTNVAAPLLLARELHKALGSNKRGVVINLLDQKLNNLNPDFLSYTLSKAALQTATMQLAQALAPKLRVVGVAPGITLVSGEQSGPGFKRAHRMTPLGQSSTPEDIADAVAYLAQARAVTGTTLFVDGGQHLMPLARDVMFLTE
- a CDS encoding dihydroneopterin aldolase; protein product: MTMPAALSHPSLQDCRRLFLRNYEVQINIGVHEFEKKGEQRVLINIDLYVPLAQSTPQDDKLHEVVDYDFMRSTVSERMAQGHVHLQETLCDDVARAMLKHPKVRAVRVSTEKPDVYPDCDSVGVEVFHIKSAGA
- a CDS encoding class I SAM-dependent methyltransferase, encoding MQKGLSLPLPPDDALAASAALSVRIGDAIDAAGGWLGFDRYMSMALYEPGLGYYSGGAAKFGRDARDGSDFITAPELSPFFARTLARQFAPLLAGGLPALMEFGAGTGRLAADLLLGLEAEGALPERYDIVELSGELRARQQATLAERAPQLAARVHWLDTLPAHFDGVVVGNEVLDAMPVRLFARLDGRWHERGVARHADPDVPGFAFSDRMLAPDEVAPQLLALAGTHDVVTETHAEAEGFVRAIGAMLSRGAAFFVDYGFPAAEYYHPQRAEGTLMCHYRHHAHPDPFLYPGLQDITAHVNFSGIAHAGVDAGLEVAGFASQARFLMNAGITELLMALDPSDVNRFLPAANGVQKLLSEAEMGELFKVIALTRGLQDLPAAQPLAGFARGDRSHAL
- the glmU gene encoding bifunctional UDP-N-acetylglucosamine diphosphorylase/glucosamine-1-phosphate N-acetyltransferase GlmU, translating into MNIVILAAGKGKRMHSDLPKVLHPLAGRPLLAHVIDTARSLSPSRLVVVVGHGAQQVRTAVAADDVAFAEQTEQLGTGHAVMQALPLLDPAQPTLVLYGDVPLTTPAALAGLVAAAGAERFGILTVEMSDPTGYGRIVRDAAGSIVRIVEQKDASEAERAIGEINTGIIVCPTGHLQRWLATLGNDNAQGEYYLTDTVARAAADGVEIVSAQPAALWETLGVNSKVQLAELERIHQRNLAQRLLEAGVTLLDPARIDVRGELSCGRDVVIDVGCVFEGRVHLGDGVQVGAHCVIRDSVVDAGARLQPFCHLEGAHVGPAGRIGPYARLRPGAELGEDVHIGNFVEVKNSRIAAHSKANHLAYVGDATVGSRVNIGAGTITCNYDGVNKHRTVIEDDVFIGSDTQLVAPVTIRRGATIGAGTTLTKEAPADKLTLSRAKQMTLDAWQRPVKLPKP
- a CDS encoding DUF6279 family lipoprotein; translation: MFALSGCSALKLGYQQGDRLAYWWVDHYVDVNDAQAAPTREAIARFFAWHRKEQLPEIVSLLAQAKAQVQQNVDVAGLARLQQDSQRLAREAYERALPDVADLVLSLDTRQIARMQAKLAEGNEKYRKKFLGGGADDREDARFDKVMEYAKLIYGRFSDTQEAAIRGAMAPLVAGAQARYAERLARQQEWLALVRRAQAEHPPRAQLIAWLKRYGEHWQTAPDAERESRRQAYNDAGLALAATIAGLATPEQRRHAVERLQGWIDDAQALQREGARVVPRQAAN
- the ttcA gene encoding tRNA 2-thiocytidine(32) synthetase TtcA; this translates as MTTATHSKNFYRLETFLQSQTGRAIGDFKMIEDGDTVMVCLSGGKDSYTLLSVLMALQKRAPIRFKLIAMNLDQKQPGFPEHVLPEYLKSTGVEYVIVEADTYSIVKEKVPEGKTTCSLCSRLRRGVIYRTAKELGANKIALGHHRDDIVQTFFLNMFFGGKMKSMPPKLATDDGQHIVIRPLAYCPEKDIAAYARAMEFPIIPCNLCGSQENLQRKKVAEMLQDWERQNPGRIDNIFAALRNVVPSHLADTDLFDFNGLATGLAKVDEASLFGDSTFSQQPLVFTGNVESNRMEFVRFERPAAPAPQAAEPPAAEAGMDRVAG